From the Salmo trutta chromosome 2, fSalTru1.1, whole genome shotgun sequence genome, one window contains:
- the LOC115154384 gene encoding atypical chemokine receptor 4-like gives MRSAVPYHWMSLLDELPLPQHLYISHRKALRSLISQKTERMEEEDYDYDNSSSNDSDYYDNYHSVCDKAEVRSFGRLFLPVVYTLALVVGVAGNALVVVVYTSQQRLRTLTDVCILNLAVADLLLLLTLPFWVADAVHGWRIGVAACKLTSFLYATNFSCGMLLLTCISVDRYCALVHNAGGRAASGPRARRQWILVCAVVWATAVCLGLPDMLFSTVKHSSHRLACTAVYPLSMARPTKAALELLEVLLSFLLPFLVMGVSYCRVGLALVRAGANVCRDRRRRALRVLLAVAAVFLLTQLPYNLVKLWRTLDVIYGLVTDCDLSKGLDRALQVTESLALTHCCFNPMLYAFIGSSFRGHVLRVAKCLGQRLGGRWCGGRHGNEERALEISLNTHTPAGQTHSQSVSEDEDTSTFTI, from the exons ATGAGGAGCGCAGTACCATACCACTGGATGTCTCTTCTGGATGAATTACCACTGCCTCAACATCTCTACATCTCCCACAGGAAGGCACTGAGG TCCCTTATTTCTCAGAAAacagagaggatggaggaagaggaCTACGACTATGACAACTCCAGCTCCAACGACAGTGACTACTACGACAACTACCACTCGGTGTGCGACAAAGCGGAGGTGCGTTCTTTCGGCCGTCTCTTCCTGCCCGTAGTCTACACCTTGGCTCTGGTGGTGGGCGTGGCAGGCAACGCTCTGGTCGTGGTGGTGTATACATCGCAACAGCGACTGCGGACGCTGACAGACGTGTGTATCCTGAATCTTGCCGTGGCCGATTTACTCCTTCTCCTCACGCTGCCCTTCTGGGTGGCCGACGCTGTGCACGGCTGGCGGATCGGTGTGGCTGCCTGCAAGCTCACCTCCTTCCTCTATGCCACCAACTTCAGCTGCGGCATGCTGCTGCTAACCTGCATTAGCGTGGACCGCTACTGTGCACTGGTCCACAACGCTGGAGGCCGGGCCGCGAGTGGCCCGCGGGCCAGGAGACAGTGGATATTAGTGTGTGCCGTGGTGTGGGCCACGGCGGTTTGCCTGGGCCTGCCTGACATGCTGTTTTCCACAGTGAAGCACTCGTCTCATCGTCTAGCCTGCACGGCCGTCTACCCCCTCAGCATGGCTCGGCCGACCAAGGCTGCCCTGGAGCTGCTGGAGGTGCTGCTGAGCTTCCTCCTGCCGTTCCTGGTCATGGGGGTGTCTTACTGTCGGGTGGGCCTGGCGCTGGTTAGGGCCGGAGCCAATGTGTGCAGGGACAGGAGGCGGCGGGCCCTGCGGGTGTTGCTGGCCGTGGCGGCGGTGTTCCTGCTCACCCAGCTGCCCTACAACCTGGTGAAGCTGTGGCGGACGCTGGACGTCATCTACGGCCTGGTGACCGACTGTGACCTCAGTAAGGGTCTGGACCGGGCTCTCCAGGTGACGGAGAGCCTGGCGCTCACACACTGCTGCTTCAACCCAATGCTCTACGCCTTCATAGGCTCCTCTTTCAGAGGACATGTCCTCAGGGTCGCCAAGTGCCTCGGACAGCGCCTCGGGGGGAGGTGGTGCGGTGGTCGCCACGGCAATGAGGAGCGGGCGTTGGAGATCTCACTAAATACACACACCCCCGCCGGGCAAACACACTCACAATCTGTCTCGGAGGACGAGGACACCAGCACCTTCACCATCTAA